The nucleotide window GATTCGTTCCCTCTCCTGCCACGTCTCTCCTAACAATCTGTGGCGCGTCGATTACGTCACCGGTGGTCGAAGTGCACTCGACGACCTCGCGGAAACCGTCGCCAGCGCCGAATATTATACCGACTGTCTGGCCCGCCGTGACTGCGAAGCCGACTGGGAAACCCAAACTCTCGACCGTACCGAGGACGCACTCGTCCTCTACTCCTATTGGTCACGCACGCCCTCCTGCACTTCCATCCCCCACCTCGCACTCGACCACTTCGGGAACGGACTTATCTTCCAGACGACGTGGGTTGGACACCGGTACGAGTGGCGAATCATCGCCCCCGACGATACTACCTATCACGCCTTCCGGACTGCAATCGAAAACGAAATCGACGACACCACGGGTGTCACCTTCGTCCGGGTCGGCGATGCGGATGACGCCACTCCGGATGACGGTGAATCCTCGTTGACACCCGAACAGGATGCGGCCATGCGGGCCGCCGTCGAACACGGCTACTACCAGACGCCCCGGGAAATCGAAACCTACGAACTCGCTGAGAAACTCGGTATCCCCGGTTCGACGCTCTCCTACCGACTCCGCCGTGCCGAAGCGCAACTAGCCGAAGCCTACGTTACCGACCACTCCTCGTCTGCCCACCTATCGTCCCCCGATACCTGAGTGGAGTTGGTGCACACCAACTCAAGGGATTTGTCATCCGGGTTCGTCCGTCCGCACAATGACTACGGACACAGCTGGTTCGGATAGTATCGAATCCCGAACCGTGAAGCTCACCGTGCCGGGGATGGATTGCCCCTCTTGTGCGGAGAAAATCGTCAATAGCGTCTCGGAACGTGACGGCGTCGTCACCGTCGAACCGCAGGTCATGACCGGCACCGTTCACATCGAATATCTCCCTGAAACCGTCGCAGTGAATTCTCTCGTCGAACGTGTGCAGGCGGCTGGCTACGACGTCGAGGCACGCGACGACCTCCAAACTGAACGATTCGACGTGCCGACGATGGACTGTGCGTCCTGTGCTGGTAAGATAGAGAACGCCCTCGATTCCGTCGCGGGGATTCAGGAACGCGAGACGCTTCCGACGACCGGAACCGTCATCGTCACCTACGACTCCGGACGAACTTCTCGCCCCGACCTCGTCGCGGCCATCGAGAGTGCGGGATACACCGTCGGAGAGACCGAGCCAGATACAACAGAGGAAGACCTCGCGGAGGAGAACCGGGCACGAGACGTGTGGCTGAGTTCCCGTGCGCTCAAAACGTGGCTCGGCGGTGGGTTACTGCTTCTCGGACTTGGACTAGAGTTTTTACTGTCGGGACTCGACGTGACGCTCGTCGCATTCCTTGGGCGCGAATTCGGCACTGCCGAACTGTTCTACTTCGTCGGTGCGGTTGTGAGCGGCCAGGAAATCCTCCGAAACGGATACTACTCCGTGCGAACGCGCTCGCTAGACATCGACCTTCTGATGAGCCTCGGCATCCTCGGTGCAATTATTGCGAGCGTCGCCTTCGGCGAGGCTCTCTACCTCGAAGCCGGGATGCTCGCCGTGCTGTTCAGCATCGCCGAGTTGATGGAGGAGTACGCGATGGATCGCGCCCGCTCCTCGCTCCGTGAGCTAATGGATCTCTCGCCGACGACTGCGACTGTCCGCAGGGACGGCGAGGAGACGACCGTCCCGGTGGGGGAACTGCGCGTGGGCGACCGCGTCGTCGTGCGCCCCGGCGACCGTATCCCCGCCGATGGTACGGTCGCCGAGGGCGAGAGCGCGGTCAATCAGGCTCCAATCACGGGCGAGAGCGTCCCCGTGGACAAGGCGGACGGCGACGAGGTGTATGCCGGGACGATCAACGAGGAAGGGTATCTCGAAGTGGCGATTACGGCAGAGGCCGAGGATAGCACGCTTGCGCGTATCATCGAACTGGTTGAGGACGCACAGCGGGACAAGACCGACCACGAGCAGTTCGTCGACCGATTCGCCAGCCAGTACACTCCAGTGGTTGTCACGCTGGCCGTTCTCACCGCCACCGTGCCACCGCTTCTCATCAGCGGTCGCGTCTCGTTCGACATCGTCGGTCAGTCGCTCGTGTTCGTCGGCGACTGGGCGACGTGGTTCAAGCATGGGTTGGCACTCCTCGTACTCGCGTGTCCGTGTGCGCTGGTCATCAGCACGCCGGTCAGTGTCGTTTCCGGAATCACGAGCGCCGCGAAGAACGGCGTACTCATCAAGGGTGGGAGACATCTCGAATCGGTCGGGACGGTACAGGCCGTCGCGTTCGACAAGACGGGGACGCTCACGCATGGTCAACTCACCGTGACCGATGTCGTTCCGGCCAGTGGCGAGTCGCAAGAGTCGGTGCTGTCCGCGGCGGCGAGTCTGGAAGCGCGAAGCGAACACCCCATCGCGGAGGCAATCGTGGAGGCCGCTGACGAGGCGGGTGTCGAAACCGACGATATCTCCGCGTTCGAGAGCCTGACTGGGAAAGGTATTCGAGCCGAACTAGACGACGAGACGTACTTCGTCGGGAAGCCAGCGTTGTTCGAGGAACTGGGTTTCTCCCTCGACACCGTCCGTGTCATGTCTGACGGTGGCGTCGCGGTCGAAGATTCCGACAGTCACGATGCTCCCGCCGTTGGTAGTAGGGAAATCGAAGACTTGCAGGCCGACGGGAAGACCGTCATCCTCGTCGGAACCGAGCAACGGATTGCGGGCATCGTCGCGGTGGCGGATGAAGTACGCCCGGAGGCGAAGCAAGCGGTTGCCCGACTCCACGAACTCGGTGCCGAGCGCGTCGTGATGCTGACCGGCGACAACGAAGTGACGGCACGAGCAGTCGGTGAGATGGCGGGCGTCGATGCGGTGCGTGCCGAATTGTTACCTGCCGATAAAGCCGAGACGGTGGCAACACTCGGTGAGGAGTTCGATGGGGTGATGATGGTCGGCGACGGGGTCAACGACGCACCAGCGCTTGCGACTGCGACCGTCGGCGTTGCGATGGGTGCGGCGGGGACTGATACGGCAGTTGAGTCGGCAGACGTCGCACTGATGGGAGATGAACTGTCGAAACTCCCGTATCTCTACACGCTGTCGAAGAAGGCAAACGGTGTCATTCGGGAGAACATCTGGATCAGCATCGGTGTGAAGGCGTTGTTGGCCATCGGGGTGCCCCTCGGATTGGTGAACGTCGCAGTCGCCGTTGTCGTCGGCGATATGGGGACGAGCCTCGGTGTAACAACGAACGCACTCCGATTGTCGAGCATCGAATCCGACGATTTCGAGTAGCGATACTTTCGGCAACCGTTCTCCCGTGGGACGGAAGCGCGGACACGGGACAGCTATCTGCTGTCTTCCTCCGCGGCGTCAGTCCGCTTGTTCGGACTGTCCTCGGAATGCGCCTCGGACACTCGCGTTCGTGTGCTTGAGGAGGTCACGAAGACTTCCGGAGCGGGAGATGAACAACCCAAGACCGAGGACGATGTAGACTCCGGTAAAGACGTACAGGATGAGAAGACTGAGATCTGCGGCAGTCGCTCCCGCGTATGTCTGAATCACGTAGAACTCGGCGCCGACCTGCGAGACGAACAGGACGAGCAGGGCGATTGCCTCGCGGGCACTAATTTCGAAGTTCGCTAGGATGGCGATGGCGAAGAAGCTCTGTGCAGCGGTTATCCATATCTCGGCGGCTTGCTTCTGGTCGAACGAGAGCGTCCCGATGTGTCCCGCAGCAATCGAATACACGATGGCGAGCGTCCCAATGAGGAGCGTCCATTGGTTGAGCTTCGAGGAGATGAGTGCGTTGAACCCGGCGGTCGAGCGCGCCTTATTGACGAGGTACGCGACGACGATGAGTTCGGGACTCTCACTCGCCAGCGGCGCGAGCCACTGAATCATGAAAAAGGACGGGATACCGAAATCGGTTCCGAGTTCCTCAAGACCTAGTGCAAACGGATGAACCGCCTCGAAGATGACCGCTCCCGAAAAGACAAACAAGAACAGTACGACTGCGATTCGTGGTGCTTTCGCGTACTTTTGGAAGTACGCTGGAACGCCGACGTGCGCGTCGGTTTCTTCGACATCGCCACGAACGACGATGCCAATGTAGAGGGCGTACAGTCCCACGAGGACGAGGGTGTCCACGATTCCGATGCCGCCACCCAGCGGGATGAAAAACGCGTAGGCAGTGGCGGCGAGCAAGAATGCGATTTCGAGAGATATTTCGCGGTCGATACTGACTGCGTCAGCGAGGAATCCATCGCGGTGGATGACGGCCAAATCGGTCGCCCGCCTCGCTCGGTAAATCGTAAAGAGTGCGATACCGGACCATCCAAGCCCGATAAGGATGCGGTTTGCACCGGTCATGTTTGCGATTGCGAGGTTGGCCGATTCCATCCCACGACTGGTTCCCTCAAACGCCCCAGCGTTCCACGCGTACAGTGCGTCAACCGCGTACTCGGGCGCGACGGCGAGCACAGCGAGGACGGCGATGGCGAACGCGGTCGGAACGTCCTTTTCTGCTGTTTCTGCTCCCCACGCAAGCAGAAAGGCGGCGCCGAGGATTGCGAGTCCGCCGACGAAAACGGCGGTTAGCGGGATGATATTTGTTTTCGGGTCGAGGTGAAAACCGTGCGTGACGAACAACGCGATGAACGGAAGCGTCAGGAGTAATGCACCACAGACCGCGACGAGCGGGTGTTGGAAGCGTTTATACATGGCTCAC belongs to Haladaptatus cibarius D43 and includes:
- a CDS encoding heavy metal translocating P-type ATPase; translated protein: MTTDTAGSDSIESRTVKLTVPGMDCPSCAEKIVNSVSERDGVVTVEPQVMTGTVHIEYLPETVAVNSLVERVQAAGYDVEARDDLQTERFDVPTMDCASCAGKIENALDSVAGIQERETLPTTGTVIVTYDSGRTSRPDLVAAIESAGYTVGETEPDTTEEDLAEENRARDVWLSSRALKTWLGGGLLLLGLGLEFLLSGLDVTLVAFLGREFGTAELFYFVGAVVSGQEILRNGYYSVRTRSLDIDLLMSLGILGAIIASVAFGEALYLEAGMLAVLFSIAELMEEYAMDRARSSLRELMDLSPTTATVRRDGEETTVPVGELRVGDRVVVRPGDRIPADGTVAEGESAVNQAPITGESVPVDKADGDEVYAGTINEEGYLEVAITAEAEDSTLARIIELVEDAQRDKTDHEQFVDRFASQYTPVVVTLAVLTATVPPLLISGRVSFDIVGQSLVFVGDWATWFKHGLALLVLACPCALVISTPVSVVSGITSAAKNGVLIKGGRHLESVGTVQAVAFDKTGTLTHGQLTVTDVVPASGESQESVLSAAASLEARSEHPIAEAIVEAADEAGVETDDISAFESLTGKGIRAELDDETYFVGKPALFEELGFSLDTVRVMSDGGVAVEDSDSHDAPAVGSREIEDLQADGKTVILVGTEQRIAGIVAVADEVRPEAKQAVARLHELGAERVVMLTGDNEVTARAVGEMAGVDAVRAELLPADKAETVATLGEEFDGVMMVGDGVNDAPALATATVGVAMGAAGTDTAVESADVALMGDELSKLPYLYTLSKKANGVIRENIWISIGVKALLAIGVPLGLVNVAVAVVVGDMGTSLGVTTNALRLSSIESDDFE
- a CDS encoding sodium:calcium antiporter, which codes for MYKRFQHPLVAVCGALLLTLPFIALFVTHGFHLDPKTNIIPLTAVFVGGLAILGAAFLLAWGAETAEKDVPTAFAIAVLAVLAVAPEYAVDALYAWNAGAFEGTSRGMESANLAIANMTGANRILIGLGWSGIALFTIYRARRATDLAVIHRDGFLADAVSIDREISLEIAFLLAATAYAFFIPLGGGIGIVDTLVLVGLYALYIGIVVRGDVEETDAHVGVPAYFQKYAKAPRIAVVLFLFVFSGAVIFEAVHPFALGLEELGTDFGIPSFFMIQWLAPLASESPELIVVAYLVNKARSTAGFNALISSKLNQWTLLIGTLAIVYSIAAGHIGTLSFDQKQAAEIWITAAQSFFAIAILANFEISAREAIALLVLFVSQVGAEFYVIQTYAGATAADLSLLILYVFTGVYIVLGLGLFISRSGSLRDLLKHTNASVRGAFRGQSEQAD
- a CDS encoding helix-turn-helix domain-containing protein gives rise to the protein MRELVFTLEYAPETNAVADILTANPETKIRSLSCHVSPNNLWRVDYVTGGRSALDDLAETVASAEYYTDCLARRDCEADWETQTLDRTEDALVLYSYWSRTPSCTSIPHLALDHFGNGLIFQTTWVGHRYEWRIIAPDDTTYHAFRTAIENEIDDTTGVTFVRVGDADDATPDDGESSLTPEQDAAMRAAVEHGYYQTPREIETYELAEKLGIPGSTLSYRLRRAEAQLAEAYVTDHSSSAHLSSPDT